One genomic window of Quercus lobata isolate SW786 chromosome 9, ValleyOak3.0 Primary Assembly, whole genome shotgun sequence includes the following:
- the LOC115959000 gene encoding sister chromatid cohesion protein PDS5 homolog A isoform X8, translated as MAESAFQLVSEIGTQLGRQTRSGKDSLLKSLKQAANALSEIEQPSTSEAARKLEAINNLEVSTKPLRKAIVHGLLQHKDKEVRLLVAICISEIFRVMAPEPPFEDKYLRDIFKLIVSIFAELADTASPHFSRRVKILETIARYKCCVIMLDIHCNDLVLETFNTFFSVVRENHQRSLINHIISIMTHIINDDEEEEEASQTRLVLDVILRKLVNDGKGAPCASYQLAVSIIQNCAEKLEPFICGFLTKCILDRDAVENELKEFYHEIIFQVFQCAPQILLAVIPNLTHELLTDQVDVRIKAVNLVGKLFALPKRHVAQHYRDLFLEFLKRFSDKSVEVRVSALQCVKAFYMASPSGTESHEVITALEDRLLDFDDKVRTQAVIVACDLAQSNLKFVPPKLISQTSERLRDKKIIVRKKAFHKLIEVYRDYCNKCSEGHMTISDHFEQIPCKILMLCFDKDCKEFRSQNMELVLAEDLFPVLLSVAERTRHWIHLFSLFTPLHVKALNSILSQKRRLQKEMQSYLALREKEKETSSEEMQKRIKTSFMKMAALFPDPSKAEDSFHKLNQMKDNNVFNSLALLLDELKIVDAQTIRDKFLKTVGDRHPHFEFLSSLSSKCSHNIFGSEHIQCILEHLSGNRYGTKLLEASSAKLLLAIISIFPSLLRGSEAQLRMLIEENRKINDKLIEVLAKAAPHISVKLSDIYPILERVCREGSRIEAKFSVAAIAAFGGVSEQFVFSKLCKDLVVSLHAGQNIPTVLQSLGCVAQYSVSAFEAQDGEITSYIYEKIFRVDSSDNINSYNDAFGCTSSCKLKIYGLKTLVKRFLPHQGTHARRQINELLDILSNMLQKGDAFDGIITCESDKAHMRLAAAKSVLQLSRRWDLHISPEIFRFTILVAKDSSLFVRRFFLDKMHKLLKEHVIPSRYACAFALGTSDCLKDLQDDSFKYMAEFIKEYSREARICQNSSAQGGTITDYPAYIVVFLIYFLAHDTGFPSENCPEEEIYAQFCSPLFNLLEALVNATVVDGDMDLVNDALLLLLSIFRAIKKAEDVVDARNTPRLHIIADFGFSFLKSLNHNDASSAHAPALILLPSSFFRAYSGCLNQSPFNDCFIKKVVQMFKSHLSLPITALPKHGRKCQEDNTKLAIIKSNTLCLAPSEKVDLSTTEVETRKNMRQDITVGHRQKQAVSSESVRLRECSINHQHSASKKSKRVLEKEPLSSCDSVTRLSLAESHISVQTLERDALSLKENVRASSNVVSDPPKYSKAEAKDTSSLNESNNKSETLIGQRIKVLSPIDR; from the exons CAAGCTGCAAATGCTTTGTCAGAAATTGAACAGCCTTCAACGTCCGAAGCTGCAAGGAAGTTAGAAGCTATTAACAATCTAGAAGTTTCCACAAAACCACTGAGGAAAGCAATTGTACATGGCCTTCTTCAGCATAAAGATAAGGAAGTTAGACTTCTAGTGGCCATCTGTATTAGTGAAATATTTCGGGTCATGGCGCCTGAACCACCTTTTGAAGACAAATATCTTAGG GACATTTTTAAGCTCATTGTCAGTATCTTTGCTGAGCTAGCTGATACCGCAAGCCCACATTTTTCGAGAAGAGTTAAAATATTAGAGACTATTGCACGATATAAATGTTGTGTTATAATGCTGGATATTCATTGCAATGATCTGGTTTTGGAGACGTTTAATACATTTTTCTCAGTTGTGAG agAAAATCACCAGCGGAGTTTGATTAATCATATTATTTCTATAATGACACATATTattaatgatgatgaagaagaagaagaagcttctCAAACACGTTTGGTTTTGGATGTGATTTTGCGGAAACTTGTAAATGATGGAAAG GGTGCACCGTGTGCTTCTTATCAGCTTGCTGTTTCTATTATCCAAAATTGTGCAGAAAAGCTTGAGCCATTTATCTGTGGGTTTTTAACAAAATGTATTCTGGATAGAGATGCTGTAGAGAATGAGCTCAAAGAATTTTAccatgaaattatttttcaagttttccaGTGTGCTCCTCAGATTCTTCTTGCTGTCATTCCAAACTTGACTCATGAATTACTG ACCGATCAAGTTGATGTCCGAATAAAAGCTGTTAATTTAGTTGGGAAACTTTTTGCACTGCCCAAACGGCATGTTGCACAACATTACCGTGATCTTTTCTTAGAGTTTTTGAAAAGATTCTCTGATAAATCTGTGGAAGTTAGAGTGAGCGCTCTACAATGTGTTAAAGCTTTCTACATGGCCAGTCCTTCTGGAACAGAATCTCATGAAGTTATCA CTGCCCTTGAAGATCGATTGCTAGATTTTGATGATAAAGTGAGAACACAAGCAGTGATTGTTGCCTGTGATCTTGCCCAGTCGAACCTGAAATTTGTTCCCCCCAAATTAATATCTCAAACTTCTGAAAGACTTCGGGATAAGAAG ATAATTGTTAGAAAGAAGGCCTTCCATAAATTGATAGAAGTATATCGAGATTATTGTAATAAATGTTCTGAAGGCCATATGACAATAAGTGACCACTTTGAACAGATTCCATGTAAAATTTTGATGCTGTGTTTTGATAAAGATTGCAAGGAGTTCAG gTCCCAAAACATGGAGCTTGTTCTTGCAGAGGATTTATTTCCCGTTCTTCTTTCAGTTGCGGAGAGGACAAGGCACTGGAtccatttattttctcttttcaccCCTCTTCATGTAAAGGCATTGAACTCTATCTTATCCCAGAAAAGAAG GTTGCAAAAGGAGATGCAAAGTTATTTGGCTCTACGAGAGAAAGAGAAG GAGACTAGTTCAGAAGAGATGCAGAAGAGAATCAAAACTTCATTTATGAAAATGGCTGCATTGTTTCCTGATCCTTCGAAAGCAGAAGACTCCTTTCATAAACTGAACCAAATGAAAGATAATAATGTCTTCAATTCTCTGGCACTATTATTGGATGAGCTGAAAATTGTTGATGCTCAGACCATAAGA gataaatttttgaaaacagTAGGTGATAGACATCcacattttgagtttttgagttCACTATCCTCAAAATGCTCGCATAATATATTTGGTTCTGAGCACATCCAATGTATTTTGGAGCATCTTTCTGGTAACAGATATGGAACTAAGCTCCTGGAGGCTTCTTCTGCCAAACTTCTTCTG GCTATCATCAGCATTTTCCCCTCACTCCTGAGGGGTTCAGAAGCGCAACTTCGAATGTTAATAGAGGAGAACAGGAAAATTAATGATAAGCTGATTGAAGTGTTAGCAAAAGCGGCACCTCATATATCTGTAAAACTCAG TGATATATACCCAATCTTGGAGAGAGTTTGTCGTGAGGGAAGTCGCATTGAGGCCAAATTTTCTGTTGCCGCAATTGCAGCATTTGGTGGTGTTTCGGAgcaatttgttttttcaaaattatgcaAG GATCTAGTTGTTTCTCTGCATGCTGGGCAGAATATTCCAACAGTTTTGCAGTCTTTGGGCTGTGTTGCGCAATACTCTGTTTCAGCATTTGAGGCTCAAGATGGAGAGATCACATCATATATCTATGAGAAAATTTTTCGA GTGGATTCATCAGAtaatataaattcatataatgATGCTTTTGGTTGTACTAGTTCCTGCAAATTGAAG ATTTATGGGCTGAAAACACTTGTCAAAAGGTTTTTACCACATCAAGGAACTCATGCCAGACGGCAAATTAATGAATTGTTGGACATTTTGTCAAACATGTTGCAAAAGGGAGATGCTTTTGATGGTATCATCACATG TGAAAGTGATAAGGCTCACATGAGATTAGCTGCTGCCAAGTCTGTTCTTCAGCTTTCCAGAAGATGGGATTTGCATATTTCACCAGAGATTTTTCGCTTTACAATTTTAGTAGCAAAG GACTCATCTTTGTTTGTTCGGAgattttttcttgataaaatgcACAAACTATTGAAGGAGCATGTTATTCCTAGTAGATATGCTTGTGCTTTTGCATTGGGCACCTCAGACTGTCTCAAAGATCTTCAGGATGAT TCATTTAAATATATGGCAGAATTTATCAAGGAATACAGTAGAGAAGCTCGAATCTGTCAAAATTCTTCTGCGCAAGGAGGAACAATCACCGATTATCCAGCGTACATAGTGGTATTCTTGATATATTTTCTTGCTCATGATACAGGCTTTCCATCTGAAAACTGTCCAGAGGAAGAAATATATGCCCAGTTTTGCAG TccactttttaatttattggagGCATTAGTCAATGCTACTGTTGTTGATGGGGACATGGATCTTGTTAATGATGCTCTCTTACTTCTGCTCAGTATTTTTCGGGCCATTAAGAAAGCCGAGGATGTTGTTGATGCTCGGAATACTCCA AGGTTGCACATCATAGCAGATTTTGGGTTCTCCTTTCTAAAATCATTAAATCATAATGATGCCTCCTCAGCCCATGCCCCAGCACTGATCTTGCTGCCATCATCATTCTTTCGA GCATATTCAGGATGTCTCAATCAGTCCCCTTTCAATGACTGTTTTATTAAGAAGGTTGTTCAGATGTTTAAATCTCATCTCTCTCTG CCTATTACTGCTCTTCCCAAACATGGTCGGAAGTGCCAAGAGGATAACACAAAGTTAGCAATTATTAAGAGCAACACATTGTGCTTGGCACCTAGTGAGAAAGTTGATTTGTCCACAACTGAAGTTGAAACCAGAAAAAATATGAGGCAGGATATTACTGTGGGACATAGGCAAAAACAGGCAGTCAGTTCTGAATCAGTTCGATTGCGTGAGTGTTCTATAAATCACCAACATAGTGCATCTAAAAAGTCCAAACGAGTTCTAGAGAAAGAGCCGCTCTCATCTTGTGATTCTGTAACTCGACTTTCTCTGGCTGAATCACATATTTCAGTTCAAACTCTAGAAAGAGATGCCCTTTCTTTGAAAGAAAATGTCAGGGCAAGTAGCAATGTTGTTTCTGATCCTCCCAAATATTCCAAAGCCGAGGCCAAAGACACTAGCAGCTTAAAT GAATCTAATAATAAGAGTGAGACTTTAATTGGACAGCGGATCAAGGTGTTATCTCCAATCGATAGATG
- the LOC115959000 gene encoding sister chromatid cohesion protein PDS5 homolog A isoform X7, translated as MAESAFQLVSEIGTQLGRQTRSGKDSLLKSLKQAANALSEIEQPSTSEAARKLEAINNLEVSTKPLRKAIVHGLLQHKDKEVRLLVAICISEIFRVMAPEPPFEDKYLRDIFKLIVSIFAELADTASPHFSRRVKILETIARYKCCVIMLDIHCNDLVLETFNTFFSVVRENHQRSLINHIISIMTHIINDDEEEEEASQTRLVLDVILRKLVNDGKGAPCASYQLAVSIIQNCAEKLEPFICGFLTKCILDRDAVENELKEFYHEIIFQVFQCAPQILLAVIPNLTHELLTDQVDVRIKAVNLVGKLFALPKRHVAQHYRDLFLEFLKRFSDKSVEVRVSALQCVKAFYMASPSGTESHEVITALEDRLLDFDDKVRTQAVIVACDLAQSNLKFVPPKLISQTSERLRDKKIIVRKKAFHKLIEVYRDYCNKCSEGHMTISDHFEQIPCKILMLCFDKDCKEFRSQNMELVLAEDLFPVLLSVAERTRHWIHLFSLFTPLHVKALNSILSQKRRLQKEMQSYLALREKEKETSSEEMQKRIKTSFMKMAALFPDPSKAEDSFHKLNQMKDNNVFNSLALLLDELKIVDAQTIRDKFLKTVGDRHPHFEFLSSLSSKCSHNIFGSEHIQCILEHLSGNRYGTKLLEASSAKLLLAIISIFPSLLRGSEAQLRMLIEENRKINDKLIEVLAKAAPHISVKLSDIYPILERVCREGSRIEAKFSVAAIAAFGGVSEQFVFSKLCKDLVVSLHAGQNIPTVLQSLGCVAQYSVSAFEAQDGEITSYIYEKIFRVDSSDNINSYNDAFGCTSSCKLKIYGLKTLVKRFLPHQGTHARRQINELLDILSNMLQKGDAFDGIITCESDKAHMRLAAAKSVLQLSRRWDLHISPEIFRFTILVAKDSSLFVRRFFLDKMHKLLKEHVIPSRYACAFALGTSDCLKDLQDDSFKYMAEFIKEYSREARICQNSSAQGGTITDYPAYIVVFLIYFLAHDTGFPSENCPEEEIYAQFCSPLFNLLEALVNATVVDGDMDLVNDALLLLLSIFRAIKKAEDVVDARNTPRLHIIADFGFSFLKSLNHNDASSAHAPALILLPSSFFRAYSGCLNQSPFNDCFIKKVVQMFKSHLSLPITALPKHGRKCQEDNTKLAIIKSNTLCLAPSEKVDLSTTEVETRKNMRQDITVGHRQKQAVSSESVRLRECSINHQHSASKKSKRVLEKEPLSSCDSVTRLSLAESHISVQTLERDALSLKENVRASSNVVSDPPKYSKAEAKDTSSLNESNNKSETLIGQRIKVLSPIDRCFYSAMVDGYNSQNNTHKNQISW; from the exons CAAGCTGCAAATGCTTTGTCAGAAATTGAACAGCCTTCAACGTCCGAAGCTGCAAGGAAGTTAGAAGCTATTAACAATCTAGAAGTTTCCACAAAACCACTGAGGAAAGCAATTGTACATGGCCTTCTTCAGCATAAAGATAAGGAAGTTAGACTTCTAGTGGCCATCTGTATTAGTGAAATATTTCGGGTCATGGCGCCTGAACCACCTTTTGAAGACAAATATCTTAGG GACATTTTTAAGCTCATTGTCAGTATCTTTGCTGAGCTAGCTGATACCGCAAGCCCACATTTTTCGAGAAGAGTTAAAATATTAGAGACTATTGCACGATATAAATGTTGTGTTATAATGCTGGATATTCATTGCAATGATCTGGTTTTGGAGACGTTTAATACATTTTTCTCAGTTGTGAG agAAAATCACCAGCGGAGTTTGATTAATCATATTATTTCTATAATGACACATATTattaatgatgatgaagaagaagaagaagcttctCAAACACGTTTGGTTTTGGATGTGATTTTGCGGAAACTTGTAAATGATGGAAAG GGTGCACCGTGTGCTTCTTATCAGCTTGCTGTTTCTATTATCCAAAATTGTGCAGAAAAGCTTGAGCCATTTATCTGTGGGTTTTTAACAAAATGTATTCTGGATAGAGATGCTGTAGAGAATGAGCTCAAAGAATTTTAccatgaaattatttttcaagttttccaGTGTGCTCCTCAGATTCTTCTTGCTGTCATTCCAAACTTGACTCATGAATTACTG ACCGATCAAGTTGATGTCCGAATAAAAGCTGTTAATTTAGTTGGGAAACTTTTTGCACTGCCCAAACGGCATGTTGCACAACATTACCGTGATCTTTTCTTAGAGTTTTTGAAAAGATTCTCTGATAAATCTGTGGAAGTTAGAGTGAGCGCTCTACAATGTGTTAAAGCTTTCTACATGGCCAGTCCTTCTGGAACAGAATCTCATGAAGTTATCA CTGCCCTTGAAGATCGATTGCTAGATTTTGATGATAAAGTGAGAACACAAGCAGTGATTGTTGCCTGTGATCTTGCCCAGTCGAACCTGAAATTTGTTCCCCCCAAATTAATATCTCAAACTTCTGAAAGACTTCGGGATAAGAAG ATAATTGTTAGAAAGAAGGCCTTCCATAAATTGATAGAAGTATATCGAGATTATTGTAATAAATGTTCTGAAGGCCATATGACAATAAGTGACCACTTTGAACAGATTCCATGTAAAATTTTGATGCTGTGTTTTGATAAAGATTGCAAGGAGTTCAG gTCCCAAAACATGGAGCTTGTTCTTGCAGAGGATTTATTTCCCGTTCTTCTTTCAGTTGCGGAGAGGACAAGGCACTGGAtccatttattttctcttttcaccCCTCTTCATGTAAAGGCATTGAACTCTATCTTATCCCAGAAAAGAAG GTTGCAAAAGGAGATGCAAAGTTATTTGGCTCTACGAGAGAAAGAGAAG GAGACTAGTTCAGAAGAGATGCAGAAGAGAATCAAAACTTCATTTATGAAAATGGCTGCATTGTTTCCTGATCCTTCGAAAGCAGAAGACTCCTTTCATAAACTGAACCAAATGAAAGATAATAATGTCTTCAATTCTCTGGCACTATTATTGGATGAGCTGAAAATTGTTGATGCTCAGACCATAAGA gataaatttttgaaaacagTAGGTGATAGACATCcacattttgagtttttgagttCACTATCCTCAAAATGCTCGCATAATATATTTGGTTCTGAGCACATCCAATGTATTTTGGAGCATCTTTCTGGTAACAGATATGGAACTAAGCTCCTGGAGGCTTCTTCTGCCAAACTTCTTCTG GCTATCATCAGCATTTTCCCCTCACTCCTGAGGGGTTCAGAAGCGCAACTTCGAATGTTAATAGAGGAGAACAGGAAAATTAATGATAAGCTGATTGAAGTGTTAGCAAAAGCGGCACCTCATATATCTGTAAAACTCAG TGATATATACCCAATCTTGGAGAGAGTTTGTCGTGAGGGAAGTCGCATTGAGGCCAAATTTTCTGTTGCCGCAATTGCAGCATTTGGTGGTGTTTCGGAgcaatttgttttttcaaaattatgcaAG GATCTAGTTGTTTCTCTGCATGCTGGGCAGAATATTCCAACAGTTTTGCAGTCTTTGGGCTGTGTTGCGCAATACTCTGTTTCAGCATTTGAGGCTCAAGATGGAGAGATCACATCATATATCTATGAGAAAATTTTTCGA GTGGATTCATCAGAtaatataaattcatataatgATGCTTTTGGTTGTACTAGTTCCTGCAAATTGAAG ATTTATGGGCTGAAAACACTTGTCAAAAGGTTTTTACCACATCAAGGAACTCATGCCAGACGGCAAATTAATGAATTGTTGGACATTTTGTCAAACATGTTGCAAAAGGGAGATGCTTTTGATGGTATCATCACATG TGAAAGTGATAAGGCTCACATGAGATTAGCTGCTGCCAAGTCTGTTCTTCAGCTTTCCAGAAGATGGGATTTGCATATTTCACCAGAGATTTTTCGCTTTACAATTTTAGTAGCAAAG GACTCATCTTTGTTTGTTCGGAgattttttcttgataaaatgcACAAACTATTGAAGGAGCATGTTATTCCTAGTAGATATGCTTGTGCTTTTGCATTGGGCACCTCAGACTGTCTCAAAGATCTTCAGGATGAT TCATTTAAATATATGGCAGAATTTATCAAGGAATACAGTAGAGAAGCTCGAATCTGTCAAAATTCTTCTGCGCAAGGAGGAACAATCACCGATTATCCAGCGTACATAGTGGTATTCTTGATATATTTTCTTGCTCATGATACAGGCTTTCCATCTGAAAACTGTCCAGAGGAAGAAATATATGCCCAGTTTTGCAG TccactttttaatttattggagGCATTAGTCAATGCTACTGTTGTTGATGGGGACATGGATCTTGTTAATGATGCTCTCTTACTTCTGCTCAGTATTTTTCGGGCCATTAAGAAAGCCGAGGATGTTGTTGATGCTCGGAATACTCCA AGGTTGCACATCATAGCAGATTTTGGGTTCTCCTTTCTAAAATCATTAAATCATAATGATGCCTCCTCAGCCCATGCCCCAGCACTGATCTTGCTGCCATCATCATTCTTTCGA GCATATTCAGGATGTCTCAATCAGTCCCCTTTCAATGACTGTTTTATTAAGAAGGTTGTTCAGATGTTTAAATCTCATCTCTCTCTG CCTATTACTGCTCTTCCCAAACATGGTCGGAAGTGCCAAGAGGATAACACAAAGTTAGCAATTATTAAGAGCAACACATTGTGCTTGGCACCTAGTGAGAAAGTTGATTTGTCCACAACTGAAGTTGAAACCAGAAAAAATATGAGGCAGGATATTACTGTGGGACATAGGCAAAAACAGGCAGTCAGTTCTGAATCAGTTCGATTGCGTGAGTGTTCTATAAATCACCAACATAGTGCATCTAAAAAGTCCAAACGAGTTCTAGAGAAAGAGCCGCTCTCATCTTGTGATTCTGTAACTCGACTTTCTCTGGCTGAATCACATATTTCAGTTCAAACTCTAGAAAGAGATGCCCTTTCTTTGAAAGAAAATGTCAGGGCAAGTAGCAATGTTGTTTCTGATCCTCCCAAATATTCCAAAGCCGAGGCCAAAGACACTAGCAGCTTAAAT GAATCTAATAATAAGAGTGAGACTTTAATTGGACAGCGGATCAAGGTGTTATCTCCAATCGATAGATG TTTCTATTCAGCCATGGTGGATGGTTATAATTCTCAAAACAATACTCACAAG